The following are from one region of the Jatrophihabitans telluris genome:
- a CDS encoding F0F1 ATP synthase subunit delta yields MIHAASRLALVESRERLNGVLSGLGTDGTGPSTLASELYGTADLLVGQPRLRRTLADPSTDATNRGNLLRSLLAGRLSGPTLEVAGAVVEQRWSSAWDLADALEILADEALLASAEQQGTLDTVEDELFRFERILDGAPELTAALDEQGAPPARRIELLRSVLGSKVQPITLELLEHAVTSARKRSIALAIDDLLEASAARRQRSVARVISATELTEAQTGRLTAVLSELYGRPISVRSAIDPGIRGGLVVRVGDEVIDGTIASRLAAAKIALSH; encoded by the coding sequence ATGATCCACGCAGCGTCCCGCCTGGCCCTCGTGGAGTCCCGCGAGCGGCTGAACGGGGTGCTGTCCGGCCTTGGCACGGACGGCACCGGGCCGAGCACGCTGGCTTCGGAGCTCTACGGCACGGCTGACCTGCTCGTGGGTCAGCCGCGCCTGCGCCGGACTCTGGCCGACCCGTCCACCGATGCGACCAACCGGGGCAACCTGTTGCGTTCGCTGTTGGCCGGACGGCTGAGCGGGCCGACTCTGGAGGTTGCCGGGGCCGTCGTGGAACAACGCTGGTCCTCGGCCTGGGACCTAGCCGATGCCCTGGAGATCCTCGCCGACGAAGCGTTGCTGGCCTCGGCCGAGCAGCAGGGCACGCTCGACACGGTGGAGGACGAACTCTTCCGCTTCGAGCGCATCCTCGACGGTGCACCCGAGCTCACCGCGGCGCTGGACGAGCAGGGCGCTCCACCCGCGCGCCGGATCGAGTTGCTTCGGTCGGTGCTCGGCAGCAAGGTTCAGCCGATCACGCTGGAACTGCTCGAACACGCCGTCACCAGCGCGCGCAAGCGTTCGATCGCGCTGGCCATCGATGATCTGCTCGAGGCCAGCGCGGCTCGTCGTCAGCGCTCGGTCGCCCGGGTCATCTCGGCGACCGAACTCACCGAGGCTCAGACGGGCCGGCTGACCGCCGTGCTCAGCGAGCTCTACGGCCGCCCGATCAGCGTGCGGAGCGCGATCGACCCGGGTATCCGTGGGGGACTGGTCGTGCGTGTGGGCGACGAGGTCATCGACGGGACCATCGCCTCCAGGCTGGCCGCGGCCAAGATCGCACTGTCGCACTGA
- the atpE gene encoding ATP synthase F0 subunit C, with product MGGSLNMVGYGLAAIGPGIGVGLVFAAYINGTARQPEMQSRLQPIAFLGFALTEALAIIGIALAFVLKAKNG from the coding sequence ATGGGTGGCTCCCTCAACATGGTTGGTTACGGCCTCGCCGCGATCGGCCCCGGTATCGGTGTCGGCCTGGTGTTCGCCGCTTACATCAACGGCACGGCCCGTCAGCCGGAGATGCAGAGCCGGTTGCAGCCGATCGCGTTCCTCGGCTTCGCCCTGACCGAGGCCCTTGCCATCATCGGTATCGCCCTCGCGTTCGTGCTCAAGGCCAAGAACGGCTGA
- the rpmE gene encoding 50S ribosomal protein L31, with protein sequence MKDTIHPEYVVTEVTCSCGNSFTTRSTAKSGQMHAEVCSACHPFYTGKQKIMDVGGRVDKFEKRYGKRTRTNA encoded by the coding sequence GTGAAGGACACCATTCACCCCGAATACGTGGTCACTGAAGTGACCTGTTCGTGTGGGAACTCGTTCACCACCCGCAGCACGGCCAAATCCGGCCAGATGCACGCCGAGGTCTGCTCCGCCTGCCACCCGTTCTACACCGGCAAGCAGAAGATCATGGACGTCGGCGGTCGCGTGGACAAGTTCGAGAAGCGCTACGGCAAGCGCACCCGCACCAACGCTTAG
- a CDS encoding AtpZ/AtpI family protein — MNQPSKPDASAPGGDPWAAFGYMVAGVAFYGVIGWGLSVWLHADYWIPIGILAGLGLGMYLVFSRYRIGGTEASGSSHGSTHDRINNGKTSTHNSTPSGTSTTDASEPRPDDAAPDVRPDSDDRGETA; from the coding sequence ATGAACCAGCCATCCAAACCCGATGCTTCCGCGCCGGGTGGTGACCCCTGGGCGGCGTTCGGCTACATGGTCGCCGGCGTTGCCTTCTACGGAGTCATCGGGTGGGGGCTCAGCGTGTGGCTCCACGCCGACTACTGGATTCCCATCGGAATCCTGGCAGGTTTGGGGCTCGGGATGTATCTGGTTTTTTCCCGTTATCGCATCGGGGGAACCGAAGCATCCGGCAGTTCGCACGGCAGCACGCACGACCGCATCAACAACGGCAAGACCAGCACGCACAACAGCACACCAAGCGGTACCAGCACCACCGACGCGTCAGAGCCGCGCCCTGACGATGCAGCCCCAGATGTACGGCCAGATAGTGATGACCGAGGAGAGACTGCGTGA
- the prmC gene encoding peptide chain release factor N(5)-glutamine methyltransferase — MLVRTGAATLGAARVASPRVDAELLLAHLLGLGRTGLISASAVTEEVRVRFQELIAERASGVPVQHLTGTAPFRHLQLRVGAGVFIPRPETELLVEIAADALAEANIVLDLCSGSGALALSIAQELNPPRVIAVERSAAALRWLRSNAADRAEAGDRPIQIIEADVDEPELLAELTGAVDVVVSNPPYVPRTISSQLGREIAFDPPEAVFAGPDGLALMPALFATAARLLRPRGLFAFEHDESHPSAVADLLTGAGAWDDVTGHRDLAGRGRFTSARRAG, encoded by the coding sequence GTGTTGGTCCGAACCGGTGCCGCAACGCTGGGCGCGGCCCGGGTCGCCTCGCCCCGGGTCGATGCCGAACTGCTGCTGGCCCATCTGCTCGGTCTCGGCCGAACCGGCCTGATCAGTGCCTCGGCCGTGACGGAGGAGGTCCGGGTTCGCTTCCAGGAACTCATCGCCGAACGCGCCAGTGGGGTGCCGGTACAGCACCTGACCGGCACCGCGCCGTTCCGGCACCTGCAGTTGCGGGTGGGGGCCGGCGTGTTCATCCCACGTCCGGAGACCGAACTGCTGGTGGAGATCGCCGCGGACGCGCTCGCCGAGGCGAACATCGTGCTCGACCTGTGCTCCGGTTCCGGCGCGCTCGCGCTGTCGATCGCACAGGAGCTCAACCCGCCGCGGGTCATCGCCGTCGAGCGGTCCGCGGCAGCTCTGCGGTGGTTGCGAAGCAATGCTGCCGACCGTGCCGAGGCCGGCGATCGGCCCATCCAGATCATCGAGGCCGACGTCGACGAGCCGGAGCTGCTGGCCGAGCTGACCGGCGCGGTGGACGTGGTCGTGAGCAATCCGCCCTACGTACCCAGGACAATCTCCTCCCAGCTCGGGCGCGAGATCGCCTTCGACCCGCCCGAAGCCGTCTTCGCCGGGCCTGATGGACTCGCACTGATGCCGGCGCTGTTCGCGACCGCGGCCCGGTTGCTTCGTCCGAGGGGGTTGTTCGCCTTCGAACACGACGAGTCCCATCCGAGCGCGGTCGCCGACCTGCTGACCGGCGCGGGTGCCTGGGACGACGTGACCGGCCACCGGGATCTGGCCGGTCGGGGCCGTTTCACCTCGGCCCGCCGCGCGGGCTGA
- a CDS encoding glycosyltransferase family 4 protein — translation MHPSLEYALVGCMAAIGAYLFTPLARQLAIRWGAVAKPRDRDVHASDTPRLGGTAILVGFAIAMVIAHALPTLRGTFANGTEISGVLWGGLIVCLLGVLDDRYELDSLTKFAGQILAAAVMSIVGGIQLLTVYVPWGHTGIVLDRDASVELTILLTVLTINAINFIDGLDGLAAGVTAIQGVAFFAYSYHLAAAGNTDIAAAPTLISAGLVGACLGFLLHNFAPARIFMGDSGSMLVGLMLSAAATTAVTKVDPQSLGRAGALPLYLPLVLPLAVLALPFGDLVLAVVRRLRRGQSPFAPDKEHLHHRLMELGHSHRRAVLLLYFWSAVLAFGAVAMALTNGPWLVISVVALLLLAGMLVTAIPRLRSARL, via the coding sequence GTGCATCCGTCACTGGAATACGCCCTGGTGGGCTGCATGGCCGCGATCGGCGCGTATTTGTTCACGCCGCTGGCCCGCCAACTGGCGATCCGCTGGGGCGCGGTGGCCAAGCCGCGCGATCGCGACGTGCACGCCAGTGACACTCCGCGCCTGGGAGGCACCGCGATCCTGGTCGGGTTCGCGATCGCCATGGTCATCGCTCATGCGCTGCCGACCCTGCGTGGCACCTTCGCCAACGGCACGGAGATCAGCGGCGTGCTGTGGGGCGGGCTCATCGTCTGCCTGCTCGGCGTGCTGGACGACCGCTACGAGCTGGACTCCCTCACGAAGTTCGCCGGGCAGATCCTGGCCGCGGCGGTGATGTCGATCGTCGGTGGCATTCAGCTGCTGACCGTCTATGTCCCCTGGGGCCACACCGGGATCGTGCTCGACCGCGACGCCAGCGTCGAGCTCACCATCCTGCTGACCGTGCTGACCATCAACGCCATCAACTTCATCGACGGCCTGGACGGACTCGCCGCCGGCGTCACCGCCATTCAGGGCGTGGCCTTCTTCGCCTACAGCTATCACCTGGCCGCGGCCGGCAACACCGACATCGCGGCCGCACCGACCCTCATCAGCGCGGGATTGGTCGGCGCGTGTCTGGGGTTTCTGCTGCACAACTTCGCCCCCGCCCGGATCTTCATGGGCGATTCGGGCTCGATGCTCGTCGGGTTGATGCTCTCGGCCGCCGCCACCACGGCGGTGACGAAGGTGGATCCCCAGTCCCTGGGTCGCGCCGGCGCGCTGCCGTTGTATCTGCCGCTGGTGCTCCCGCTGGCGGTGCTGGCGTTGCCGTTCGGCGACCTGGTGCTGGCGGTGGTGCGCCGCCTGAGGCGCGGGCAGTCCCCGTTCGCGCCCGACAAGGAGCACCTGCACCATCGGCTGATGGAGCTCGGCCACAGCCATCGTCGCGCCGTGCTGCTGCTGTACTTCTGGTCGGCCGTGCTGGCCTTCGGGGCGGTGGCGATGGCACTGACCAACGGGCCGTGGCTGGTGATCTCGGTGGTTGCCCTACTGCTGCTGGCCGGCATGCTCGTCACCGCCATCCCACGACTTCGATCGGCCCGGCTGTGA
- a CDS encoding F0F1 ATP synthase subunit B — MTPIFLAADAEPNPLGFNVAEFVLVLIVFVLLYLLVRKFVVPAFEKSFAERRDAIEGGIERAEQAQAEAARLLEQYNAQLAEARSEAAQIREGARAEAQRIVEDLRTQAQEESARIVARGEEQLAAQRSQVVRELRGEIGTLAVELSEKIIGQKLSDDATVRSTVDAFLADIEAQQSAGHGAASPGGSA; from the coding sequence ATGACACCGATTTTTCTAGCCGCAGACGCCGAGCCGAATCCGCTCGGCTTCAACGTGGCCGAGTTCGTGCTCGTGCTCATCGTCTTCGTGCTGCTGTACCTGCTGGTCCGCAAGTTCGTCGTGCCCGCCTTCGAGAAGTCCTTCGCCGAGCGGCGGGACGCGATCGAGGGCGGCATCGAGCGGGCCGAACAAGCCCAGGCCGAGGCGGCTCGCCTGCTGGAGCAGTACAACGCCCAGTTGGCCGAGGCGCGCTCGGAGGCGGCCCAGATCCGCGAGGGTGCCCGGGCTGAGGCCCAGCGCATCGTCGAGGATCTGCGTACGCAGGCGCAGGAGGAGTCGGCGCGCATCGTCGCCCGGGGCGAGGAACAACTGGCGGCCCAGCGCAGCCAGGTGGTCCGCGAACTGCGCGGTGAGATCGGCACCCTGGCGGTCGAATTGTCGGAGAAGATCATCGGACAGAAGCTGAGTGACGACGCGACGGTGCGCAGCACGGTCGACGCCTTCCTGGCCGACATCGAGGCCCAGCAGTCCGCCGGTCACGGTGCCGCCAGCCCGGGGGGATCTGCATGA
- the atpB gene encoding F0F1 ATP synthase subunit A translates to MSATGMVLAGKAYTTPGPLEFFLPDFTGKHWNDGGYNVLLTKASVLLVLGAVLAYWFLAATSRRQALVPTKGQYLGELAYSFIRNGVAQDIIGAKQYRKYVPLLVSLFFFVLFNNLFGIVPFLTFSTFSRASFAYGLALLVWVIYNGVGVADKGFFGYLKHVTVPSGVPKVMLILLIPLEFFSNILVRPMTLSLRLFANMFAGHLLLVLFSTGGAWLLVDATGSIVLKPAGILAYLLGIAIGFLEVIVAVLQAYVFTLLTATYIGGSLAADH, encoded by the coding sequence GTGAGCGCCACAGGCATGGTCCTAGCAGGCAAGGCATACACCACACCGGGCCCGCTCGAGTTCTTCCTGCCTGATTTCACCGGCAAGCACTGGAACGACGGTGGCTACAACGTCCTGCTGACCAAAGCCTCCGTGCTGCTCGTGCTCGGCGCCGTGCTGGCCTACTGGTTCCTCGCTGCGACCTCCCGCCGCCAGGCCCTGGTCCCCACCAAGGGTCAGTACCTGGGCGAGCTGGCCTACAGCTTCATCCGCAACGGCGTCGCGCAGGACATCATCGGTGCCAAGCAGTACCGCAAGTACGTCCCGCTCCTGGTCTCGCTGTTCTTCTTCGTGCTCTTCAACAACCTGTTCGGCATCGTGCCGTTCCTGACTTTCTCCACCTTCTCCCGGGCGAGTTTCGCCTACGGCCTGGCCCTGCTGGTGTGGGTGATCTACAACGGCGTCGGTGTGGCTGACAAGGGTTTCTTCGGCTACCTCAAGCACGTGACCGTCCCCTCGGGTGTGCCGAAGGTGATGCTGATCCTGCTCATTCCGCTGGAGTTCTTCTCCAACATTCTCGTCCGCCCGATGACCCTGTCGTTGCGTCTGTTCGCCAACATGTTCGCCGGGCACCTGCTGCTCGTGCTGTTCTCGACCGGCGGAGCGTGGCTGCTCGTCGACGCGACCGGTTCGATCGTTTTGAAACCCGCGGGCATCCTCGCCTACCTTCTCGGTATCGCCATCGGCTTCCTCGAAGTCATCGTGGCGGTGCTGCAGGCCTATGTGTTCACCCTGCTGACGGCGACCTACATCGGTGGATCGCTGGCGGCAGACCACTGA
- a CDS encoding L-threonylcarbamoyladenylate synthase produces MSDMLDCTDPTDRSNAIAAAVRAVEGGSVIVLPTDTLYGVGADAFSPSAVTGVLAAKGRGRDMPVPVLVGSWQTIEGLVSYVTPPTRALIEAFWPGGLTLIVEHAPSLAWDLGDARGTVGIRMPLHPVALELLERTGPMAVSSANRTSMPPATTAQQAYDQLGESVSVYLDGGPVPIGKPSTIVDLTGDVPRLVREGAVTLAQLTEVVGVVETR; encoded by the coding sequence TTGAGCGACATGTTGGACTGCACCGATCCCACTGACCGGTCCAATGCGATTGCGGCGGCCGTCCGCGCCGTCGAAGGGGGCTCGGTCATCGTCCTGCCGACCGACACCCTCTACGGCGTCGGCGCCGATGCGTTCAGCCCGTCCGCGGTCACCGGGGTGCTCGCCGCCAAGGGCCGCGGCCGGGACATGCCGGTCCCGGTGCTGGTCGGGTCCTGGCAGACCATCGAGGGCCTGGTCAGCTACGTCACGCCGCCGACCCGCGCGCTGATCGAGGCCTTCTGGCCCGGCGGCCTGACGCTGATCGTCGAACATGCGCCGTCGTTGGCCTGGGATCTCGGCGACGCCCGGGGGACCGTCGGGATCCGGATGCCGCTGCACCCGGTGGCGCTGGAGTTGCTGGAGCGCACCGGGCCGATGGCCGTGTCCAGTGCGAACCGAACGTCGATGCCACCCGCGACCACCGCCCAGCAGGCCTACGACCAGCTCGGCGAGTCCGTGTCGGTCTACCTGGACGGCGGGCCGGTTCCGATCGGCAAGCCGTCGACGATCGTCGATCTGACGGGCGACGTGCCTCGCCTGGTTCGTGAGGGCGCCGTGACGCTGGCTCAGCTGACCGAGGTCGTGGGCGTCGTCGAGACCCGCTGA
- the prfA gene encoding peptide chain release factor 1 yields the protein MAEGSSNLTQLLDEYAETEKALADPAVHADQAAARRLGRRYAQLAPIVATARELEAVRSDQAAARELASEDAAFAAEAEELAERIPELESKLRELLVPKDPNDPKDVILEIKAGEGGDESALFAGDLLRMYLRYAERQGWTTEVLDDEATDLGGHKSVTVAVRGRTPEQAVWQRLKYEGGVHRVQRVPVTESQGRIHTSAAGVLVLPEAEDVDIEIDPGDLRIDVYRSSGPGGQSVNTTDSAVRITHIPTGTVVAMQNEKSQLQNREAALRVLRARLLAHAQEQAAQAASDARRSQVRTVDRSERVRTYNFAENRIADHRVNFKAYNLDQVLDGALDDVIDALTQADTDAALAGSGSPGSD from the coding sequence ATGGCCGAAGGTTCCTCCAACCTGACGCAATTGCTCGACGAATACGCCGAGACCGAGAAGGCGCTGGCCGACCCAGCCGTGCACGCTGACCAGGCCGCGGCCAGGCGGCTGGGACGCCGTTACGCGCAGCTAGCGCCGATCGTCGCGACCGCCCGCGAACTGGAAGCCGTGCGCTCGGACCAGGCGGCGGCTCGCGAGTTGGCCTCCGAGGACGCCGCGTTCGCCGCCGAGGCCGAGGAGCTGGCCGAACGAATCCCCGAGCTGGAATCCAAGCTGCGGGAGCTACTCGTCCCCAAGGATCCCAACGACCCCAAGGACGTGATCCTCGAGATCAAGGCCGGCGAGGGCGGCGATGAATCTGCGTTGTTCGCGGGCGATCTGCTGCGCATGTACCTGCGTTACGCCGAGCGCCAGGGGTGGACGACCGAGGTCCTCGACGACGAAGCGACGGACCTGGGCGGGCACAAGTCGGTGACGGTCGCGGTGCGCGGTCGCACGCCGGAACAGGCAGTCTGGCAGCGGCTCAAGTACGAGGGTGGCGTGCACCGAGTCCAGCGGGTACCGGTCACCGAATCGCAGGGTCGAATCCACACCTCCGCCGCGGGTGTTCTCGTGCTACCCGAAGCCGAGGACGTCGACATCGAGATCGACCCCGGCGACCTGCGCATCGACGTCTACCGCTCATCGGGACCGGGCGGGCAGAGCGTGAACACCACCGACTCCGCCGTGCGCATCACCCACATCCCCACCGGGACGGTCGTGGCCATGCAGAACGAGAAAAGCCAACTGCAGAATCGGGAAGCCGCGCTGCGGGTACTGCGGGCCAGGCTGTTGGCCCACGCCCAGGAGCAGGCTGCCCAGGCGGCATCCGACGCCCGACGGTCCCAAGTGCGCACCGTCGACCGCTCCGAGCGCGTTCGTACCTACAACTTCGCCGAGAACCGAATCGCCGACCACCGGGTCAACTTCAAGGCCTACAACCTCGACCAGGTGCTCGACGGCGCTCTGGACGACGTCATCGACGCGCTCACCCAGGCCGACACGGATGCGGCGCTGGCCGGGTCCGGTTCGCCCGGCTCCGACTGA
- a CDS encoding carbohydrate ABC transporter permease gives MSEIKNTELVINPQGGAPATEIPERSSTAVGRVRKGLTHPVASLVALVIGLLWTIPTAGLLVQSFRPKTAQDTSGWWTAFAHPGNFTLDFYRQLTVGLHGDSTGSLLPYMANSLAIVIPAAIIPMAVAAMAAYALVWIDFPGRDWIFVGIFALQVVPLQVAAVPVLRFVVSGWHLGSTTIIPSMGLSGTVGAIWLAHACFALPLAVFLMHNFMSEVPKDLLEAARIDGANHGQIFRQVMLPLLKPVLAAFGIFQFLWVWNDLFVGSVMSGGNPNISPITVKISNLIGATSGAGGERVPAAGFLSIIIPLIVFMSLQRYFVRGLLAGSVKG, from the coding sequence ATGAGCGAGATCAAGAACACCGAGCTGGTCATCAACCCGCAGGGAGGGGCGCCGGCGACGGAGATCCCCGAGCGTTCGAGCACGGCGGTGGGTCGGGTCCGTAAGGGTTTGACCCACCCCGTGGCCTCGCTCGTAGCCCTGGTCATCGGCCTGCTGTGGACGATCCCGACGGCCGGGCTGCTCGTGCAGTCCTTCCGTCCGAAGACCGCACAGGACACCAGCGGGTGGTGGACGGCGTTCGCCCACCCCGGCAATTTCACGCTGGACTTCTACCGGCAGCTGACGGTCGGGCTGCACGGTGACAGCACTGGTTCCTTGTTGCCCTACATGGCGAACTCGCTGGCCATCGTCATCCCGGCCGCCATCATCCCGATGGCAGTCGCGGCGATGGCCGCCTACGCGTTGGTGTGGATCGATTTCCCTGGTCGGGACTGGATCTTCGTCGGGATCTTCGCTCTGCAGGTTGTGCCGTTGCAGGTGGCTGCGGTCCCGGTGCTGCGGTTCGTCGTGAGCGGCTGGCACTTGGGAAGCACGACCATCATCCCGTCGATGGGCCTGTCCGGAACGGTGGGCGCGATCTGGCTCGCCCACGCCTGCTTCGCGCTGCCGCTGGCCGTGTTCCTCATGCACAACTTCATGTCCGAGGTGCCCAAGGACCTGCTGGAGGCGGCCAGGATCGACGGCGCGAACCACGGCCAGATCTTCCGGCAGGTCATGCTCCCGTTGCTCAAGCCCGTGCTGGCCGCCTTCGGGATCTTCCAGTTCCTGTGGGTCTGGAACGACCTGTTCGTCGGTTCGGTCATGAGTGGTGGCAACCCGAACATCAGCCCGATCACCGTGAAGATCAGCAACCTCATCGGAGCGACCTCCGGTGCCGGCGGGGAGCGAGTACCCGCAGCGGGGTTCCTGTCGATCATCATCCCGTTGATCGTGTTCATGAGCTTGCAGCGTTACTTCGTTCGCGGTCTGCTCGCCGGGTCGGTCAAGGGCTGA